In Spirochaetota bacterium, a single genomic region encodes these proteins:
- a CDS encoding EAL domain-containing protein produces MHRTENVIDIRGILDRGDIVSFFQPIISVKKKSVLGFEALGRGVAETGADLVPPQALFEAAEKKNLTTDLDRLCRAKAFEGFGAFNNDPDRYILSVNLDPSILDEGTVGSNHLRELARSLGMQPGKVLIEIIESKIRNIEALEKFVALYRGYGFLIALDDIGTGLSNLDRISIIKPDILKIDKSLVQSAAGQYHSGEIVKSLVALAHRIGSLVIAEGVETMDEAVIALELGVDMLQGYYFAKPGPQMETLMDGIDEKIDTVAASFKEGTVRRITAKKFRHRSYNQIINTLISELSRISEEEYDATLAALIRPHPELECAYILDEDGIQASDTIFTGISGSASKGFFFQPGKRGTDQSSKDYYFLLAAGLAKYTTAPYISLASRNICITVSVAFRDVNFRKRILCLDIIQDNGITA; encoded by the coding sequence ATGCACAGGACCGAAAACGTTATCGATATTCGCGGAATTCTTGACAGAGGGGATATTGTTTCCTTTTTTCAGCCGATCATTTCGGTTAAAAAAAAATCGGTACTCGGCTTCGAGGCCCTGGGCCGGGGCGTCGCGGAAACAGGCGCCGACCTGGTCCCTCCTCAGGCGCTATTCGAAGCGGCCGAAAAGAAAAATCTCACCACAGACCTCGACCGCCTCTGCCGGGCGAAGGCGTTTGAAGGTTTCGGCGCGTTCAATAACGATCCCGACCGTTACATTCTCTCGGTCAATCTCGATCCATCAATACTCGACGAGGGAACGGTCGGCTCAAATCATCTCAGGGAACTCGCCCGTTCGCTCGGCATGCAGCCCGGCAAGGTGCTCATTGAAATCATCGAGTCGAAAATAAGAAACATCGAGGCCCTTGAAAAATTCGTGGCACTCTACCGGGGGTACGGATTCCTCATCGCCCTCGACGACATAGGCACGGGGCTGTCGAATCTCGACCGCATCTCGATCATCAAGCCCGACATCCTTAAAATTGACAAGTCGCTTGTTCAGAGCGCCGCCGGGCAGTATCACAGCGGCGAAATCGTCAAATCGCTCGTCGCCCTGGCCCACCGCATCGGCTCGCTCGTCATCGCCGAGGGCGTCGAGACGATGGACGAGGCTGTCATCGCACTCGAGCTCGGTGTCGACATGCTGCAGGGGTATTATTTCGCGAAACCCGGACCTCAGATGGAAACACTCATGGACGGCATTGACGAAAAGATTGATACCGTCGCCGCGAGCTTCAAGGAAGGGACCGTACGGCGCATCACCGCCAAGAAATTCCGACACCGAAGCTACAACCAGATCATCAATACGCTCATAAGCGAGCTCTCGCGCATTTCCGAGGAGGAATACGACGCAACGCTTGCGGCGCTCATCAGGCCGCACCCCGAATTGGAATGCGCCTATATTCTTGACGAGGACGGCATACAGGCAAGCGATACCATTTTCACCGGGATAAGCGGCAGCGCTTCGAAGGGGTTCTTTTTCCAGCCGGGGAAAAGGGGGACCGACCAGTCATCCAAAGATTACTACTTTTTGCTGGCGGCAGGGCTGGCCAAGTACACCACCGCGCCCTACATCTCGCTCGCGTCGCGGAACATCTGCATCACCGTCTCGGTCGCTTTCCGCGACGTCAATTTCCGCAAGCGGATCCTGTGCCTGGACATCATACAGGATAATGGTATTACCGCGTAG
- the galK gene encoding galactokinase: MKRLIETHGSAFPDTGPGRVFFCPGRINLIGEHVDYNGGHVLPAAIDRAVYLCMSRNAQKCFRFNDAGFDASGELPLSLFKGGADVPKVWLYPAGALALVPGGWEEGLDLSYLSTIPPGAGVSSSAAVTTVTLYGAFSVLGMTIDMVELARMGQRVERDYAGVACGIMDQFAVIHGRKDSAMLLDTRDLSFEYLHINSSRIHFVLVNSGIRHSLRESGYNDRRKECESALALLRGMGAGIDHLCELGPADFERLAPELPAVEQKRARHAVTENARTLEFHRRMRSGDYTGAGALLYVSHASLRDDFEVSILELDRLVEWAVPVPGVFGSRMMGGGFGGCSITMVDSGAVEEFVRKIEVKFREAHGAGPQIFDCTIGEGVGELEP, translated from the coding sequence GTGAAACGGCTCATAGAAACGCATGGCTCGGCGTTCCCGGACACGGGGCCGGGGCGGGTATTCTTCTGTCCGGGGCGGATCAACCTCATCGGCGAGCACGTCGATTACAACGGCGGTCATGTCCTGCCCGCGGCAATCGACAGGGCCGTGTACCTCTGCATGTCGAGGAATGCACAAAAATGCTTCCGTTTTAATGATGCGGGATTCGATGCATCGGGCGAGCTGCCGCTTTCACTTTTCAAGGGGGGCGCGGACGTGCCGAAGGTCTGGCTGTATCCGGCCGGGGCGCTCGCCCTGGTCCCAGGCGGCTGGGAAGAAGGCCTCGACCTGAGCTACCTGAGCACAATCCCGCCGGGAGCGGGCGTCTCGAGTTCGGCCGCGGTCACCACGGTCACACTCTACGGGGCGTTTTCGGTGCTCGGCATGACCATCGATATGGTCGAGCTGGCGAGAATGGGGCAGCGGGTGGAGCGGGACTATGCGGGGGTCGCCTGCGGCATAATGGACCAGTTCGCGGTCATTCACGGCAGAAAGGACAGCGCGATGTTGCTCGACACGCGCGACCTCTCATTCGAATACCTTCATATCAATTCGTCGCGCATCCATTTCGTACTCGTCAACAGCGGCATCAGGCATTCGCTCCGCGAAAGCGGCTACAACGACAGGCGAAAAGAATGCGAATCGGCGCTTGCGCTGTTGCGCGGCATGGGCGCCGGCATCGATCACCTCTGCGAACTGGGTCCGGCCGACTTCGAGCGGCTTGCGCCGGAATTGCCGGCCGTGGAGCAAAAACGCGCCCGACACGCGGTGACGGAGAACGCGCGCACACTCGAGTTCCATCGCCGGATGAGGTCTGGGGACTATACAGGGGCGGGCGCGTTGTTGTACGTGTCACACGCGAGCCTTAGGGACGATTTTGAGGTAAGTATTCTGGAATTGGACCGGCTGGTGGAATGGGCCGTGCCGGTGCCCGGTGTTTTCGGGTCGCGGATGATGGGCGGCGGCTTCGGCGGGTGCAGCATCACCATGGTCGACTCGGGCGCCGTGGAGGAATTCGTACGGAAGATCGAGGTAAAGTTTCGTGAGGCGCATGGCGCGGGGCCCCAGATTTTCGACTGCACCATCGGCGAGGGTGTCGGGGAACTCGAACCGTAA
- a CDS encoding tetratricopeptide repeat protein: MHNFASLERFNNALQFEKEGNYIMAMHEYMAAIEIDASNREAYLNLGSLYSRMNRLSEAMDCYRKALDLGDDYLVHFNMGSLLYKTGEYKQAVLELEKSRRQNGSFTLTLLVMGLSFSRLRNHAAAESCFARVLELDSGNRVALTALAIIELDRKNYEHSLDLIDRILAADSANGGARKLRADVLYRMNRLDESLSEIKSLRDEGDDYRSYDEFIRSIPLEIYTDRYGTIEDKIAALEEKAIPGDRDGLLSLSLCYLLAGDSDRAIDILFEARKSILN, translated from the coding sequence ATGCACAATTTCGCGTCGCTCGAACGGTTTAACAACGCCCTGCAGTTCGAGAAGGAGGGGAACTACATCATGGCGATGCACGAATATATGGCGGCGATCGAAATCGACGCCTCGAACAGGGAGGCGTACCTTAACCTCGGATCGCTCTACTCGCGCATGAACCGCCTCAGCGAGGCGATGGACTGCTACCGCAAGGCGCTCGATCTGGGCGACGATTACCTTGTCCACTTCAACATGGGAAGCCTTCTTTACAAGACGGGCGAATACAAGCAGGCCGTGCTGGAGCTCGAAAAATCCAGAAGACAGAATGGCTCGTTCACGCTCACCCTCCTGGTCATGGGCCTTTCGTTCAGCCGCCTGCGCAACCACGCGGCCGCGGAGTCCTGCTTCGCGCGGGTGCTCGAGCTCGATTCCGGCAACCGGGTGGCGCTCACCGCGCTCGCCATCATCGAGCTGGACAGGAAGAACTACGAACATTCACTCGACCTCATAGACCGCATCCTCGCCGCGGACTCCGCCAACGGCGGCGCGAGAAAACTCCGCGCGGACGTCCTCTATCGCATGAACCGCCTCGACGAGTCCCTGAGCGAAATCAAATCGCTTCGGGACGAAGGAGACGACTACCGCTCCTACGACGAATTCATCCGCTCGATCCCCCTCGAGATCTACACCGACCGGTATGGGACGATTGAGGACAAGATCGCCGCGCTGGAAGAAAAGGCGATACCCGGAGACCGGGACGGTCTGCTCAGCCTCAGCCTCTGCTATCTCCTGGCGGGGGATTCGGACAGGGCGATCGACATCCTTTTCGAGGCGAGAAAAAGCATCCTTAACTGA